A genome region from Pseudobdellovibrionaceae bacterium includes the following:
- a CDS encoding VCBS repeat-containing protein: MRKSLSFLLGHKYFKTVSTLSLLFLTLFGFQNCTGFFAGTEFSSKRPIEEVIPFCVDITASNFNPKLTHNFNTFTMLPDYNQVMSSPVVGDLNGDGYPEIGFVTFNKNGAYTTEGVLRIIDGYSKREYLTIGGANSPNAPFASTSPLFIDIDGNG; this comes from the coding sequence ATGAGAAAGTCATTGTCTTTTTTATTAGGTCACAAATACTTTAAAACCGTTAGCACCCTTTCACTTTTATTTCTAACTTTATTTGGTTTTCAAAACTGTACTGGTTTTTTTGCAGGGACAGAATTTAGCTCTAAAAGACCTATCGAAGAGGTGATTCCATTTTGTGTGGATATCACTGCCAGTAACTTTAATCCCAAACTCACTCATAATTTTAATACTTTTACAATGCTGCCTGACTACAATCAGGTGATGTCATCTCCTGTTGTAGGTGACCTTAACGGTGACGGCTATCCTGAAATTGGTTTTGTCACTTTTAATAAAAACGGAGCCTACACCACCGAAGGGGTTCTTAGAATTATTGATGGATACAGCAAGCGTGAGTATCTGACAATCGGTGGTGCTAACTCTCCTAATGCTCCTTTTGCGAGTACCTCTCCGCTTTTTATTGATATTGATGGCAATGGAC
- the purE gene encoding 5-(carboxyamino)imidazole ribonucleotide mutase translates to MSTTPLIGIIMGSDSDLPVMEKACEALKAAQVPYEVQIVSAHRTPEEMIEYAKTARDRGLKVIIAGAGGAAHLPGMVAAATTLPVIGVPVNITPMQGWDALLSIMQMPKGVPVATVGIDNAANAALLALRILGGFQDNVAQWLTEHQKEQKQKVINANRNLKS, encoded by the coding sequence ATGAGCACAACACCTCTTATTGGAATCATCATGGGAAGCGATTCGGATCTTCCCGTTATGGAAAAAGCCTGTGAAGCTCTTAAAGCAGCACAAGTCCCTTACGAAGTGCAAATTGTCTCTGCTCATCGTACTCCTGAAGAGATGATCGAATACGCCAAAACAGCTCGCGATCGTGGACTTAAAGTGATCATCGCTGGAGCAGGAGGAGCCGCACACTTACCTGGTATGGTAGCCGCTGCCACCACCCTGCCCGTGATTGGGGTGCCTGTGAACATCACCCCCATGCAAGGATGGGATGCTCTACTATCTATCATGCAAATGCCCAAGGGCGTACCTGTAGCGACCGTGGGTATTGATAATGCCGCTAATGCCGCACTTTTAGCTTTAAGAATTTTAGGTGGCTTTCAAGATAACGTGGCCCAGTGGCTTACTGAACACCAAAAAGAGCAAAAACAAAAAGTGATCAACGCCAATCGGAATCTGAAGTCATAG
- a CDS encoding ATP-grasp domain-containing protein, with the protein MSLNSQTLRSQEDAQKLSIGVLGDGQLAQMLSEAAEDLGLNLHVFASSSDSPAAQTSTQVTLGLLDNSSDFLNFCKDKDLLTIESEFIDPEQLKHAKTKVWPSPETLECLRDRLPQKKSLIENGIATSPLYPFSSFDDARKTLKQKPQGLVFKKRLFGYDGYGTRVIKTPEDLNSFEQELLALDHSCSPSSATPLQNTHSKTSEQNSEINSQSQNTIRGSDAPSDSSLSIKEWIAEDFVPFTKELAVSFARNPSGQILSFPLVESYQENSKCLWVKGPIAESPYQSTLESLKSYVNKINFVGLISFELFLTQDGTLLVNEVAPRVHNSAHYSIEALNISQFTAHLMAICNMELPQKPILQQEGFAMYNLIGERDCPASALTLPQALSPNIYLHWYKKTQSRKGRKLGHLTTLADTPEKALLELEKIRAKFQL; encoded by the coding sequence ATGAGCCTGAACAGTCAGACCCTACGTTCTCAAGAAGATGCACAAAAACTCAGCATTGGAGTTTTAGGTGATGGACAGTTAGCCCAAATGCTGTCTGAAGCCGCAGAGGATTTAGGATTAAACCTTCATGTCTTTGCATCCAGTTCTGATAGTCCAGCCGCTCAGACCAGCACCCAAGTCACTTTAGGTCTTTTAGATAACTCTTCAGATTTTTTGAATTTTTGCAAAGACAAAGACCTTCTCACTATAGAAAGTGAATTTATTGACCCCGAACAGCTCAAACACGCAAAGACTAAGGTCTGGCCCTCGCCTGAAACTTTAGAGTGCTTAAGAGATAGGCTTCCTCAGAAAAAATCTTTAATTGAAAACGGAATTGCCACAAGCCCTCTCTACCCATTCTCTTCCTTTGACGACGCCAGAAAAACCTTAAAGCAAAAGCCTCAGGGTCTGGTTTTTAAAAAGCGACTGTTTGGCTATGATGGATACGGTACACGAGTGATCAAAACCCCAGAGGACCTAAACTCGTTCGAGCAAGAACTCCTAGCCTTAGACCACAGCTGCTCGCCATCTTCTGCAACCCCACTTCAAAACACACACTCAAAGACTTCAGAACAGAACTCAGAAATAAACTCTCAATCACAAAATACAATAAGAGGGTCTGATGCCCCAAGTGACTCTTCACTTTCCATTAAGGAGTGGATCGCAGAAGACTTTGTGCCTTTTACCAAAGAACTAGCTGTGAGCTTTGCGCGCAACCCTTCAGGGCAAATCTTAAGTTTCCCTTTAGTAGAAAGCTATCAAGAGAACTCTAAATGTCTTTGGGTGAAAGGGCCCATCGCTGAATCCCCTTATCAAAGCACTTTAGAAAGCCTTAAGTCTTATGTAAACAAGATCAATTTTGTAGGACTGATCAGTTTTGAGTTGTTTTTAACCCAAGACGGAACGCTGTTAGTGAACGAAGTGGCCCCTCGGGTGCACAACTCTGCCCACTATAGCATTGAGGCCCTGAATATAAGTCAATTCACCGCCCACCTTATGGCCATTTGTAATATGGAATTGCCACAAAAGCCCATTCTGCAACAAGAGGGCTTTGCCATGTACAATTTGATTGGCGAAAGGGATTGCCCAGCTAGCGCATTGACTCTACCTCAGGCATTAAGTCCAAACATTTATCTGCATTGGTACAAAAAAACACAAAGCCGAAAGGGCAGGAAATTGGGCCATCTGACAACTTTAGCTGACACTCCAGAAAAAGCCTTGTTAGAATTAGAGAAAATAAGAGCGAAGTTTCAGTTATAA
- a CDS encoding S8 family serine peptidase: protein MKENKFNFLLLVLLAVSTGTLFGCSAGFTPAGGGSSTQPSTSPGPDPHFDYAWHLKNTGQSVFATNGGVAGMDLNLDNTWMDDIFGAGLHVRISDDGVSDEHPDLSANFLTGVSRDFTRSSPYVSTNARPKASDDIHGTAVAGLIAGIYNNSIGAVGVAPLAKFSSANFLSSHVTQNELLLVAQADGNFDISNMSWGTSQNTFFPIEPTYETILQNRVTNGRSGRGSIFVKASGNDYFVTCRGSTSEPCVGNANMDPDAANPFTILVGGLDAKGVATTYSSTGSNLWISAFGGEDGVSDPGIFTTDRPSCSVGYAKTSNSTTVTFERGQNGNSGCRYTSAFGGTSAAAPQISGVVALMLEANPNLSWRDVKYILAKTARKVDPDRDNPITVHPLNSFNGRTIPSGYVYELPWITNTAGFHFHNWYGFGLVNTDAAVTMAKTYSVNLGTYQNHSVSSSISPALTIPDNSLTGATHTLSVAQNLKIESVRVSMQINHNDISDLAIELTAPSGTKSILMNINNSLEGVSGYTTSNYLLSNAFYQESSTGNWTLKVVDGDTGVTGQLVNWTLHLSGGPN from the coding sequence ATGAAAGAAAATAAATTTAATTTTCTTCTTCTTGTTCTGCTGGCGGTGTCGACGGGAACTCTGTTCGGATGCAGTGCGGGTTTCACTCCTGCGGGTGGCGGAAGCTCCACCCAGCCCTCCACCTCCCCTGGCCCTGATCCGCATTTCGATTATGCTTGGCACTTAAAAAACACAGGCCAATCCGTGTTTGCCACAAACGGTGGTGTGGCAGGTATGGATTTGAATTTAGACAACACGTGGATGGATGACATTTTTGGCGCAGGTCTTCATGTTCGCATTTCTGATGATGGTGTGTCTGACGAACATCCCGATTTAAGCGCAAATTTTCTGACAGGCGTATCCAGAGACTTCACTCGTTCTTCGCCCTATGTGAGCACCAATGCGCGCCCTAAAGCTTCAGATGACATTCACGGAACAGCCGTCGCAGGTCTTATTGCTGGCATTTACAATAACAGCATCGGAGCTGTAGGGGTCGCACCACTGGCCAAATTTTCCAGTGCTAACTTTTTATCTAGCCATGTCACACAGAATGAATTGCTGCTTGTCGCGCAAGCCGATGGCAATTTTGACATTTCTAATATGAGTTGGGGCACTTCACAAAACACCTTCTTCCCCATTGAACCCACTTACGAAACTATACTGCAAAATCGTGTCACCAATGGACGAAGCGGTAGAGGTAGCATTTTTGTCAAAGCCTCTGGCAACGACTACTTTGTCACCTGTCGAGGCAGCACAAGCGAACCCTGTGTGGGCAACGCCAACATGGACCCCGATGCGGCCAACCCCTTCACCATTTTAGTGGGAGGACTTGATGCCAAAGGAGTAGCCACCACATACTCTTCTACAGGTTCTAACCTGTGGATCAGCGCATTTGGTGGCGAAGATGGCGTGAGTGATCCAGGAATTTTCACCACAGATCGCCCTAGCTGTTCAGTGGGTTATGCAAAAACCAGCAACTCCACCACTGTCACTTTTGAAAGAGGACAAAATGGAAACTCAGGTTGTCGCTACACCTCTGCTTTTGGGGGAACCTCTGCGGCGGCTCCTCAAATTTCTGGAGTGGTAGCTCTAATGCTTGAAGCCAATCCCAACCTGTCATGGAGAGACGTCAAATACATCCTTGCTAAAACCGCGCGCAAAGTGGACCCTGATCGTGACAACCCCATCACGGTCCACCCTCTAAATAGTTTTAATGGAAGAACCATCCCTTCAGGCTATGTGTATGAACTGCCATGGATCACCAACACCGCAGGCTTTCACTTTCACAACTGGTATGGCTTTGGACTGGTCAATACAGACGCTGCCGTGACAATGGCCAAAACCTATTCTGTCAACTTAGGCACCTATCAGAATCATAGTGTTTCAAGCAGCATAAGCCCAGCGCTCACTATCCCTGACAATTCTTTAACAGGCGCCACACACACACTAAGCGTAGCCCAAAATCTTAAAATTGAATCCGTGCGCGTGTCGATGCAGATCAATCACAATGACATTTCTGATCTGGCCATCGAACTCACAGCCCCTAGTGGTACAAAAAGCATTTTGATGAACATCAATAACTCTCTAGAGGGTGTTTCGGGATACACCACTTCTAATTACCTGCTTTCCAATGCCTTCTATCAAGAGAGCAGTACGGGCAATTGGACTCTTAAAGTTGTAGACGGAGACACAGGAGTCACAGGGCAACTCGTAAATTGGACCCTCCATCTTTCAGGCGGCCCCAACTAA
- a CDS encoding tRNA-dihydrouridine synthase family protein, whose protein sequence is MIPNRVNFPVTLAPMVGLSHIGLRLLIKEYMPEGAKTFWPTEMLSSFKLPKEELFELFETQKLSVEDDLVPQILGNEESFIQKSVHKLQDWGALGIDINMGCPVKKALRHNYGVALMGDPDYAAEVVRMTVRNANVPVSVKLRAGKQNDPDFLIQFIKGLVDAGASWITLHPRTSDQKRRGKADWEQIRLVKEKLPIPVIGNGDIQVAQDIVNMFEQTRCDMVMVGRALTVRPWLMWQYGEILGLKNPKAKSGPAPKDPYEEGEELYRAMMRFIDIMQEHCEEKQGVRKTKFYINNAQPWLEFGHTLFTWTVKATTYDELRESLHKFFKTPQKVYAKTELRN, encoded by the coding sequence ATGATTCCCAATAGAGTTAATTTTCCAGTGACCTTAGCACCTATGGTGGGCTTAAGTCATATTGGGCTTCGTTTGCTGATCAAAGAGTATATGCCTGAGGGTGCCAAGACCTTTTGGCCTACAGAAATGCTTTCTAGTTTTAAGCTGCCCAAAGAAGAACTTTTTGAACTTTTTGAAACTCAAAAACTCAGTGTAGAAGATGATTTGGTGCCACAGATTTTAGGTAACGAAGAAAGCTTTATTCAAAAGTCCGTGCATAAGCTTCAGGACTGGGGAGCACTGGGCATCGACATCAATATGGGATGTCCTGTGAAAAAAGCCCTTAGACATAATTATGGCGTGGCCCTTATGGGTGACCCTGACTATGCTGCCGAGGTGGTGCGCATGACAGTTAGAAATGCCAATGTGCCTGTCTCAGTAAAACTCCGTGCGGGCAAACAGAATGATCCAGATTTTTTGATTCAGTTTATTAAAGGTTTGGTCGATGCAGGAGCCTCTTGGATCACCCTGCATCCCAGAACCAGCGATCAAAAACGCAGAGGCAAAGCCGATTGGGAGCAGATTCGTCTGGTCAAAGAAAAACTCCCCATACCTGTCATAGGCAACGGTGACATCCAAGTGGCTCAAGATATTGTAAACATGTTTGAGCAGACTCGCTGTGATATGGTGATGGTCGGTCGAGCCTTAACAGTCAGACCATGGCTCATGTGGCAGTACGGAGAAATCTTAGGACTTAAAAATCCAAAAGCTAAATCAGGGCCCGCCCCCAAAGATCCCTATGAAGAAGGCGAAGAATTATACAGAGCCATGATGCGTTTTATAGATATCATGCAAGAGCACTGCGAAGAAAAACAAGGTGTCAGAAAAACAAAATTCTACATCAATAACGCCCAACCCTGGCTAGAGTTTGGCCACACACTTTTCACATGGACTGTAAAAGCCACGACCTACGACGAACTTCGTGAATCTTTGCACAAATTTTTCAAAACCCCACAAAAAGTCTACGCCAAAACCGAACTGCGCAACTAA